GAAGCTGCTGTGGTTTCCGTTGGAGAGAAAGATAAGAAGGCTTCATGGAGCTCCCTTTTCTCTCCTAAGGAGCCTTGTACTAAGCTGGAATATTATGAGCCTAGTGGAAGAGATGCAAAAGGGCGTGTGTGTGTAGCTCCTCCTCAAGAAATTGCGGATGAGGGAGCTGCAAAATGGAGAACTTGTGCTGTGGGATTCTTCCTAGGCAAAAGGCCTCCATTCTTGACTGTAAAAAGAACACTAGAGAAGATATGGGCATCATACGGACTAAGAGAGGTTATGACCTCTGGTCAAGGagtttttatactaaaatttcaAGACATGAATGGAGTCTCTAGAGCGGTGGAAGTAGGACAGATTACAATTGGTGGATAGCCGTTTATAGttcggaaatggactacaaaccttCCCATGATGATCAATGATGTCAAAAAGGTGGCTATATGGGTGAGATTGTATGGCATTCCACTTGAGTTTTGGTCTCCAAAAGgacttagctacatagcaagtgcCATTGGGAATCCTCTTTATATGGATGCTGTTACGGAAGGAGGGACAAGATTAGAGTTTGCACGGATATGTATTGAGATCAAAGTGGATGCGGAATGCCCGGAGACTATCAACTTAACTCTTCCAAATGGTGAAAACTTGGTGATCAATGTAGAGTATAGTTGGAAACCACTAAAATGCAATGGGTGCCAATGCTTTGGACACTCCACTGCCAATTGTCATTTTGCTCCGAAACATGAAGGTAGCACATCTTCATGGAAAAACCTCAAGGTTGGGGATGGAATGATAGCAACAAATAAGCTAATTGGGAAAGACAGTAAACTAAAGGTGGCAAacggcaatgacaaaaaggccAAAGGTAAAGGCGTGGAGTTTCATAACTTGGGGGGAAACACAAATAAGAACAATAGATATTCAGCATTAGCCAACCATGAGTCCAATGAGCAAATCAAAAGGAGCACAATGATGGTAGAAGAGGTAAACCCGGAGAAAACCAATGAAGAAGTCATTTCGGTAGGAAAAGAAAAGTTGAATGAAGCTAGCACTTCCAAGAGTAGTCAAGTTACAACAACAAAAGGAATAGATATGGAGGAAGAAGGAGCTAGTACAAATGGGGGGGAGGACTTGGTAATTGAGGGCTCTCCAACAATAGTCCCATTCGGAGGAAAActaaaggtggatgagatggattttaGGAAGAAGGAAGTGGATGCGAAGACTATGAACTTGgggaaaaaattggcaaagctcaagaaagcaaattcccctccACTATCATCCAAATGACAAAGATAGCttgctggaacattaggggcctcAATGCTCCTATCAAACAAAGGGAGGTAAGGCATTTTATCAAGCATAATAACATTGAAATAATGGCTGTGTTGGAAACTAAAGTGGGGAATGATAGCTTAAGTAgagtgaatggtaatatttggaaAGAGTGGGAGAATGCTAATAACAATGATAGTCaccctaatgggagaatttgggtaggatggaataaggataCTATCAGTTTTAATGTCATTGAGAAAAATCCGCAATTCATACATGGGGAGGCTTGGTTAGTAGAGGAGAACTCTCTTATAGCCTTAACTATAGTCTATGGGTATAATCAACCTATGGAAAGGAGAAGACTATGGAAGGAAATTGATAGGCTCTCCAATGGGATGGGGAACAAACCGTGGCTAATAATGGGGGActttaatgcaattaggggtCCAAGTGAGAAAATTGGAGGAGTgtcatggggagatacttataGTGATGACCTAAATAAGTGTTGTGAGGAAGCAAATCTAGATGATCTTCGGTACATGGGAAACCaactcacttggagtaattgtagtgagggacataggaggatagcatgcaagTTGGATAGAGCCCTTGTAAATGAACAATGGAAAGATGTTTTTGAGGAATCCTTTGCCATGTTTCTCAACCATTCCATCTCTGACCATTCCCCATGCATTGTGACTTGTGGAGGTGGTGTAAGGAGGAGGAGGGTCCCTTTCAAGTTCTATAACATGTGGGCAACACATGATAATTTCCTTAATATTGTGAGGGAGTCTTGGCAAGAGGATGTAGAAGGCAGCCCTATGTATAAGCTCATCAGCAAGctcaagagattaaaaaagGTTCTTAGGAGGCTAAATAAGGAGgggttttggagaatttcagagaaggtggaagaagcaaaaggaaGGTTGGAGGATGTTCAAAATAGACTTCAAAGCAGCCCACTAAATGAAGatttagctaaggaagaaaaggtttggATGGAGAACTACAAAAATCTaagtgaagctgaagaatcgTTAGCTCGCCAAAAAGCTAaagttcattggcttcaagaaggagatcaatattccaaatttttcttcaaatgtatcaaaGCCCGTAGGAGTAGGAACTCTATCAATGGGGTGTGCCTAGATGATGGAACCTTTGTTAGTAATATGGAGGATGTTAAAGAGGAGTTTGTGAGCTATTTCAAAAAGGTCCTTAACTCCACGGTTTCATGCAATTCCAATGTagaggaaattcaaaggctgcttaattttcaaatagagattcaagagaaagaaaacatgatcaaggaagtgggggaagaggaaatcaaatccattatctttgccatggacaacaacaaAGCTCCGGGTCCGGATGGTTATGGAGCCTTCTTCTTTAAAGCCACTTGGGAGATTGTGGGGAATGATGTGATCAAGGCAGTCCAGCACTTTTTCTCTTCAGGCCATCTTCTCAaggaggtaaattgcactatcttagctcttgtccctaaggttgctaacGCTTCAAGGTGTATGGAGTATAGGCCGATAGCTTGCTGCAATATAATCTACAAGTGCATTTCAAAGATCCTTGCAAATCGTCTCAAAGCCATACTTCCaagtttcattgataaagcccaaggagcaTTTGTGGGAGGAAGGTGCATTGGAGAGAATAttatgttgtgtcaagacctaatgcataattaccataaaatgagcaaagacaagaagtgtgcCATGAAGATTGATTTATTGAAGGCATATGATACGGTTCATTGGGATTTCATCCTTGCtattcttgaagcaattggtTTTCATGGAAAATTCATTGGATGGATTAGGAGCTGCATCTCAACCCCCTCTTTCTCTttgggaataaatggtgaattggtgggatttttcaagagttctcatgggcttagacaaggggaccctttatccccttacctctttgtcATGGCAATAGAGATCCTCTCAAGGATGCTTGGAGAACTCAAGAACATtccttcttttggccatcattggaaatgtaagaaaaacaacataactcatttgtgctttgccgatgaccttattttgttttgtagggcagatgtTGAATCACTTACTCTCATGAAAAGATCCTTAAatctttttcatgaatggtccggtctccaaatgaattgcaacaaaagcaatatATACATCTCCGGATTaccccaagaggagaagatcaaGCTTGCGGATTCTATCAATgtggaggtgggagaattgcctttcaagtatctaggagttccaataacttcttcaaagcttAAAAGAAGTGATTGCAAGATGCTCATTGATAAGATTGTGGGGAGAATTTATTCGTGGCGGAACAAGTCCTTATCTTATGCGGGGAGATTGTTACTTATCAAGgctgtcctatttagcattcaagtgtattggtcttctatatttattcttccttcaaATGTGCATAAGGAAATAGATGGAATATTGAGGGATTTTCTTTGGAATGGTGCTGCCATGGATGGAAGaaaggcaaaagttgcttgggaagAGGTATGTGTGCCTAAAGAGGAGGGAGGTCTTGGCATTATGAGGTGCAAAGTGTGGAACAAGGCTGCCATAAcaaagaatatgtggaagattctCCTTGATAAGGGGAACTCACtatgggtggaatggattaaggcaaacaagcttagaggaaaaagtttttgggagatcAAACCGAATAGTGAGAgctcatgggtttggaggaaaattttaaaacttagggaacaaatgaaaaccaagttcaagaaagtcatcggcaatggggaaaacacctttctttggcttgataattggcacccaTTTGGACCATTAATGGACAAGTTTGGTAACCGGATTATCTATGATTCCGGAATTCCTAAACATGCTTTAGTAAAAGAAGTCATTGATGGAATTGTAAAAAAAAGCCTATaccttttctctctctaaaaaaccatgctctcccttctctctaaaaaaccACTTTCCTCCTCTCCCTCTTTACGTTAGTTAAAGTTCTTCTTTCTCGGCTGTATTGTTATCCACCAGGTTCTACTCTCCGGTCCGGTGACCAAGGTCACCggctcccccccccccc
This is a stretch of genomic DNA from Mangifera indica cultivar Alphonso chromosome 11, CATAS_Mindica_2.1, whole genome shotgun sequence. It encodes these proteins:
- the LOC123228788 gene encoding uncharacterized protein LOC123228788 encodes the protein MINDVKKVAIWVRLYGIPLEFWSPKGLSYIASAIGNPLYMDAVTEGGTRLEFARICIEIKVDAECPETINLTLPNGENLVINVEYSWKPLKCNGCQCFGHSTANCHFAPKHEGSTSSWKNLKVGDGMIATNKLIGKDSKLKVANGNDKKAKGKGVEFHNLGGNTNKNNRYSALANHESNEQIKRSTMMVEEVNPEKTNEEVISVGKEKLNEASTSKSSQVTTTKGIDMEEEGASTNGGEDLVIEGSPTIVPFGGKLKVDEMDFRKKEVDAKTMNLGKKLAKLKKANSPPLSSK